In Kordia antarctica, the following proteins share a genomic window:
- a CDS encoding PKD domain-containing protein, whose amino-acid sequence MKIQITLLVFLGFIRFGFSQQEIKQDTTQRIAQIEHKAIGDQIEFTPNAPKLNQIAGAPKAFYTNFWEFGDGTFSKEDNPKKVYKKNGEYTVRLWTTNNYGTGKPPRARPKKITITNANSNYNEEASMDESIRLIRNSEPMPEEEIVVVFSYKNKKDYVTNGKLFLFYNEDKYKADNFELSETRTYHNEKEINTNTVVFSSDVDTDIYYASSENKLLKFKEKQQDTTERENLPLTLEESKYVYRNSSSLSFDNMKPNEERHVFHTLKTTKEMLKDTSAIISVRGVYVPDNDYDNHNIKDMEMEIVTSHDPNKMSSNASFLNYRLVRFKRPKFKIKFQNNGEGPARTIRLETDIPDMFDKSSIEVLDMYPKVKICPKYEVEYSCLDTTYTAKQAIFTFKNIYLPGSEQKNVKEYDSTKGFVKYRLKFSKDFHKKKTKSRTAIIFDKNEPIITNYSTTRFLPGISIGAKSGYNYFPDLEGSKSYFIGATVSPYKSYRWYWQVELLNSFHAYDGNTTITEGIEDIPGAGSVFQRTTANSSYENIDWDIPILARYNINNYIGLGAGLQGTISLSEKRAEAIKIERFEGQNTPPGPLLETIESSKEMSSSFSNLRTGFLIEATAGFARIGPSIGARYVFSFKENHNHIQFYAIWKF is encoded by the coding sequence ATGAAAATTCAAATTACACTGCTCGTTTTTTTAGGTTTTATACGATTTGGCTTTTCTCAGCAAGAAATAAAACAAGACACAACCCAACGTATAGCTCAAATAGAACATAAAGCTATAGGCGACCAAATAGAATTTACACCAAATGCACCTAAGCTCAATCAAATTGCTGGTGCTCCAAAAGCCTTCTACACCAATTTTTGGGAGTTTGGAGACGGTACATTTAGTAAAGAAGATAATCCGAAAAAAGTCTACAAAAAAAATGGAGAATATACCGTAAGGCTATGGACAACTAATAATTATGGCACTGGGAAACCACCTAGAGCTCGTCCTAAAAAAATTACAATAACAAATGCCAATTCTAATTACAATGAAGAAGCTTCTATGGATGAAAGCATACGTCTAATTCGTAATAGCGAACCTATGCCCGAGGAAGAAATTGTAGTTGTGTTTAGTTATAAAAACAAAAAGGATTACGTCACCAATGGCAAGCTGTTTTTGTTTTACAATGAAGATAAATACAAAGCTGACAATTTTGAATTATCAGAAACCAGAACCTATCATAATGAAAAAGAAATAAATACTAATACTGTTGTTTTTTCCTCAGATGTAGACACAGATATTTACTATGCTTCTTCAGAAAATAAGTTGCTTAAATTTAAAGAAAAACAACAGGATACAACGGAAAGAGAAAATCTGCCTCTAACTTTAGAAGAAAGCAAATATGTATACAGAAACTCAAGCAGTTTAAGCTTTGATAATATGAAACCTAACGAAGAACGCCATGTGTTTCACACGCTTAAAACGACAAAGGAAATGCTAAAAGATACAAGCGCAATTATATCTGTAAGAGGTGTTTATGTGCCAGATAACGATTATGATAATCATAATATAAAGGATATGGAAATGGAAATTGTAACCTCTCACGATCCTAATAAAATGTCTTCTAATGCATCATTCTTAAATTATAGATTGGTGCGTTTTAAACGTCCGAAATTTAAAATTAAATTTCAGAATAATGGAGAAGGACCAGCAAGAACAATACGTTTAGAAACAGATATACCAGACATGTTTGATAAATCTTCTATTGAAGTTTTAGATATGTATCCAAAAGTTAAAATATGCCCTAAATATGAAGTAGAATATAGTTGCTTAGATACCACATATACAGCAAAGCAAGCCATATTTACATTTAAGAATATTTATTTACCAGGTAGCGAACAAAAAAATGTAAAAGAATACGATTCAACAAAAGGTTTTGTTAAATACAGACTAAAATTTTCCAAAGATTTTCATAAGAAAAAAACCAAATCGCGCACCGCAATTATTTTTGATAAAAACGAACCTATAATTACCAACTATTCTACAACACGTTTTCTACCAGGAATATCTATAGGTGCAAAATCTGGTTATAATTATTTTCCAGATTTAGAAGGCTCAAAAAGTTACTTTATTGGAGCAACTGTTTCACCTTACAAATCATATAGATGGTATTGGCAAGTAGAGTTACTAAATAGTTTTCATGCCTATGATGGAAATACTACAATAACAGAAGGTATAGAAGATATACCAGGAGCTGGTTCTGTTTTTCAGCGTACAACAGCAAATAGCAGTTATGAAAATATAGATTGGGATATTCCGATTTTAGCACGTTATAACATTAATAATTATATTGGTTTGGGAGCTGGTTTACAAGGCACTATATCTCTTAGTGAAAAGCGTGCCGAAGCAATAAAAATTGAACGTTTTGAAGGGCAAAATACACCACCAGGACCATTATTAGAAACTATAGAATCTTCAAAAGAAATGTCTAGTTCTTTTTCTAATTTAAGAACTGGGTTTTTAATTGAAGCTACAGCTGGTTTTGCACGTATTGGCCCAAGTATTGGAGCACGTTATGTGTTCAGTTTTAAAGAAAACCACAATCATATACAGTTTTATGCTATATGGAAATTCTAA